A genomic segment from Mustela lutreola isolate mMusLut2 chromosome 15, mMusLut2.pri, whole genome shotgun sequence encodes:
- the SECTM1 gene encoding secreted and transmembrane protein 1 isoform X1, which yields MLTLTFTLSVPQMLRIVLLVTSLSAQNGRAGNLPCGVECARLAQEPGDSEAAAGVATTAQHSEWDNPTCTEGVVSVPRGERAVMGCNISNPFLGVAVTLSTPGASVQPLFRVRSPGCFCREGWQLRVQGGEAQLVIDNASDAQTGCYKWHLQGLQRNIGVTTLNVSGAVSQDLKERGHLLFANPCGRETPCPPEAGDPLTEALVVSSVVVGLLFLVLGVLACIKGTGPLHYAPPKCSGPQESWF from the exons ATGCTCACCTTGACATTCACCCTCTCGGTCCCCCAGATGCTGCGGATTGTCCTCCTGGTCACCTCCCTGAGTGCTCAGAATGGAA GAGCAGGGAACCTTCCTTGTGGAGTTGAGTGTGCACGCCTGGCCCAGGAGCCCGGGGACAGTGAGGCGGCTGCAGGTGTGGCCACGACTGCACAACACTCCG AATGGGACAACCCCACCTGCACCGAAGGAGTGGTGTCCGTGCCCCGAGGGGAGCGCGCCGTGATGGGCTGCAACATCTCCAACCCTTTCCTCGGCGTGGCCGTCACCCTGAGCACCCCCGGGGCCAGTGTCCAGCCGCTCTTCCGCGTGCGGTCCCCGGGGTGCTTCTGCCGGGAAGGGTGGCAGCTCCGGGTGCAGGGAGGCGAGGCCCAGCTGGTGATCGACAACGCCAGCGACGCCCAGACCGGATGCTACAAGTGGCACCTGCAGGGTCTGCAGAGGAATATCGGGGTCACCACACTGAACGTTTCAG GGGCAGTGTCCCAAGACCTGAAGGAGAGAGGACATCTGCTCTTTGCAAATCCCTGTG GCCGGGAGACGCCGTGCCCGCCGGAGGCTGGAGACCCGCTCACGGAGGCGCTCGTGGTCAGCAGCGTCGTGGTCGGCCTCCTTTTCCTGGTGCTCGGCGTGTTAGCCTGCATCAAAGGCACAGGCCCCCTGCACTACGCCCCCCCGAAGTGCTCAGGACCCCAG GAGAGCTGGTTCTGA
- the CD7 gene encoding T-cell antigen CD7, whose amino-acid sequence MAPELPLLPLRLSYACTLLGALATQEVRQLPPYTIASEGGSINITCSTSGPLAGVYLKQRWPKSTSVIYYEDKKQPTVDECFRGRVAFSGLQHNLTITLSRLQPADAGAYVCQAVMDDVVWGPGTLVLVTDEVSQEAHTCPKSQLTSAFPVVLAASCFFLGLAIGAACVLRKTQVKRLCCAEDKSSACVVYEDMSCGGPNRMCTPNEYQ is encoded by the exons ATGGCCCCAgagctccctctgctccccctgcgcCTCTCTTATGCCTGTACCCTGCTCGGGGCTCTGGCCACCCAAG AGGTGCGGCAGCTCCCCCCCTACACGATTGCCTCCGAGGGGGGCTCCATCAACATCACCTGCTCCACGAGCGGGCCCCTGGCCGGGGTCTACCTGAAGCAAAGGTGGCCAAAGTCCACCAGCGTGATTTACTATGAAGACAAGAAGCAGCCCACGGTAGACGAGTGCTTCCGAGGTCGCGTCGCCTTCTCCGGGCTGCAGCACAACCTGACCATCACGCTGAGCCGCCTGCAGCCGGCCGACGCTGGGGCTTATGTCTGCCAGGCCGTCATGGACGACGTGGTCTGGGGCCCTGGCACCCTGGTGCTGGTGACAG ACGAAGTGTCCCAGGAAGCGCACACGTGCCCGAAGTCTCAGCTGACCTCGGCCTTCCCTGTGGTCCTGGCTGCGAGCTGCTTCTTCCTCGGGCTGGCGATAGGGgcagcatgtgtgctgaggaagACACAG GTCAAGAGACTGTGCTGCGCGGAGGACAAGAGCTCAGCATGTGTGGTATACGAGGACATGTCCTGTGGAGGCCCCAACAGGATGTGCACCCCCAATGAGTACCAGTGA
- the SECTM1 gene encoding secreted and transmembrane protein 1 isoform X2 — translation MLTLTFTLSVPQMLRIVLLVTSLSAQNGRAGNLPCGVECARLAQEPGDSEAAAGVATTAQHSEWDNPTCTEGVVSVPRGERAVMGCNISNPFLGVAVTLSTPGASVQPLFRVRSPGCFCREGWQLRVQGGEAQLVIDNASDAQTGCYKWHLQGLQRNIGVTTLNVSGRETPCPPEAGDPLTEALVVSSVVVGLLFLVLGVLACIKGTGPLHYAPPKCSGPQESWF, via the exons ATGCTCACCTTGACATTCACCCTCTCGGTCCCCCAGATGCTGCGGATTGTCCTCCTGGTCACCTCCCTGAGTGCTCAGAATGGAA GAGCAGGGAACCTTCCTTGTGGAGTTGAGTGTGCACGCCTGGCCCAGGAGCCCGGGGACAGTGAGGCGGCTGCAGGTGTGGCCACGACTGCACAACACTCCG AATGGGACAACCCCACCTGCACCGAAGGAGTGGTGTCCGTGCCCCGAGGGGAGCGCGCCGTGATGGGCTGCAACATCTCCAACCCTTTCCTCGGCGTGGCCGTCACCCTGAGCACCCCCGGGGCCAGTGTCCAGCCGCTCTTCCGCGTGCGGTCCCCGGGGTGCTTCTGCCGGGAAGGGTGGCAGCTCCGGGTGCAGGGAGGCGAGGCCCAGCTGGTGATCGACAACGCCAGCGACGCCCAGACCGGATGCTACAAGTGGCACCTGCAGGGTCTGCAGAGGAATATCGGGGTCACCACACTGAACGTTTCAG GCCGGGAGACGCCGTGCCCGCCGGAGGCTGGAGACCCGCTCACGGAGGCGCTCGTGGTCAGCAGCGTCGTGGTCGGCCTCCTTTTCCTGGTGCTCGGCGTGTTAGCCTGCATCAAAGGCACAGGCCCCCTGCACTACGCCCCCCCGAAGTGCTCAGGACCCCAG GAGAGCTGGTTCTGA